The Pseudophryne corroboree isolate aPseCor3 chromosome 10, aPseCor3.hap2, whole genome shotgun sequence DNA segment taacgccgggacccgccgcctccagcgccgcatgtggatgattggacaagcggatccagccctggatccgctgtccaatcacaggtgcctcgctgacatgggggtggtgtccctgtcagcgaggcacttggaacagtgccgctttccctatggtttttcatgggcttttacagcccagtgctaggctccgccccccgaactgtccccgttcccattatccacgggaggtactgctatcagtgcctcccaaagtactttaaagcagaaaaatgattaggattcaataaagaagatacttatgacacagaatatgtgtcataagtatcttcttatcacaggggaggcactgcctcccctgactgcacgtccctgctatgaaCACAGTGGTGGAATATTCCTTAGCCACAAACAATATTAAAATGTTGGACATTGATTCATCATCCAAATGCTCCGCTGGGATCTTCAGGCACAGGTGCTGCGGCGTACAAGCTGAAGCTCTGTTTGGGCTTGCGGATGCTAATATGAAAATCAAATGGAGTCTTCCCTGTCCATGTGCTGACCATCCCCAGTAGAACAGATATCTGGCCCCTCTTGCTTTTGGTCCCATTACCAGGGCCGAATTAAGGGCCACATGTGCCTAGAGCTGAAAATGTTGAAGGGCCTACTGTGAGATGTGGAGGAGCTGTGATCAGTGTGGATGGGGCCAGAGCTACATGCGCGCGTACACACCTAAACTATCAGCTGCACTGTTTCCCTAcgtatataaaaatacaaaaattgcaTACATTTCTGAGAGACCTAGAAAATCAATTTTAAtaattatgatttatggctgacagtGTGGCCAGGTGGGTGACTGATCACCATCATACTGCCATTGTGTGGACGGCTGAGctccatctgccccaatgttaatctggctctgccctTAACCATCACAGCTCCAACagctgctggagccggcggaggaggacagccgcacgtactgtacggccaccgctgctgcctgccaggtgatcgggagccgggaggacggagccagaaggggaggacggggggagagctgcacactccgcaggaccgccgctgctggcagtgaggtgagcgggagccggagcaggaggacggggggggggggggggcacacgctGAAGtcccaccgctactcccggctatcattaacgccgggacccgccgcctccagcgccgcatgtggatgattggacaagcggatccagtcctggatccactgtccaatcacaggtgcctcgctgacatgggggtggtgtccctgtcagcgaggcacttggaacagtgccaCTTTCCCTAtggtttttcatgggcttttacagctccATCATTGTCAGAGGGTGTTAGGACAGATAATGTCACATGAAAAACGTGTAAGTTCTGTGAGGCAGCAGTATGAGTTCTCaggaaaaaacattttgttatccctaatgcacaatgagtgaaaaataatactacataataatcagataatacagagatcttatttgcatatatctgcagatcggcTACCAGGCCGAtcagcaaggcgtctccgtcactgggggtccctaatactaggtatgggtccagggtgcaggaccccatcacattGGCACGGGTCAGCCAACCCAGGTCAGAACACAGGTGAAaatgaataagggttaataagaagcacataagtgccatGTAGGtggagtgtgattaaaataatacaaaaatatagttCTCAGGATAAAATACTgataagtattattatttttttgcattaggTTAGGTATAGAGTATTCCAGTCCTTCTTGACTGTTGGACATCCCTCCCTAATTGTTGTTGGATTTTGTTGCTATCTTGCCAATACACGGGTTAGGATGATTCTGCCCTACTGGGGTCAGCGGCACCAATGGTCCAAATGGGCCTTATGTCTTTGTGTTACTGGGAGGGGAGTTGGATACTTTGAGTGCAGTATGATGGGTTGGCAGAAGGCTCCTATATAGGCCTGGCATTTTGATGTGGCAGATACTGTGATACTTTCAGTAGGGCTTCCTTTAATTACATTAATTTAATATTAAATTAAGCTGACACGGccccccactccctcccccccccccccccaacaatattTGTTCTGTGATGGTATTATAGATAACTGTGTGTATGGTCAATTGCCTGGTAAGTGTCAGCCGACGTGGAGTCTAACATATTACATCAAACAGTTACTGAATGCTTATTCAATCATGTCCAATACTGCACCATCTGAGCTTAAACAAGTGAGCATTTAGCACAATTTATAATATTTCTATATACTGCATAATTgctcttttttaaagtgccagctctcaGCTCACAGAAGAATGGCCTGACCTGTCGAACCTGCTATTCTGACAAATCCGACTATTGCTACAATGGAGACACTTTGCAATGCAATGGAGAAGAGACCAAGTGCGGCCTTATGTCAAGAAAGTTAACAGGTAATATGAAATTGTCTTCTTTTTGGAAAATAACATCCATGGGCAATTGTAGCTATGGTTCAATTACCTGAACTaggattttttatttcttttaaactTATATTGTATCTAGGCGTTCTATAGATCCTGATTCCTACTCCAGTAATAATCCGCTTTATCTACACACTTGAGTGGTGCAGTAATTCAAACTTCTCGGCCACAACCCCTTTTCGAAGTGAGCGCTCCTCCGGCGCACTGGGAGATCCAAGGTGTGCAGCggttgtcaccacacccggtgacacctCTGCATAAAATACACTGGCTTTGATGCAGAGTTGGCTGCAAAATCAAGATAACTTGACTGAAACTGTTGAATGCAAAAACACTATATTTCCAGCCATAGGGATGACGAAAGCATCAAGCATTTTCAGAGGAATGTCCAATAGCAGCCAATCAAATGTAATTATTTGTATCATTGACACTCGTCTTCATCGTCTGCTGTTGGCACTGAACCACTAGCAAATTTGCCTTTCTCAAGTGCATATGCATCTTTTTCTCTGTGTGCATGCCTATGTAATTGCTCAGACTTGCCCTTGTATACCTAGTACACCAGAGTCCTGCCCATCCAAGCTTAAGCACAGCAAATGGCAGTAAGAATGCCTACAGATGCGTCCTCCTCCTCATCTATCCTCCAAACATAACGATTGGCGGCACACAGGGTGCATGAGCCGCTAGCTCCCGTGCCAGTCATCCAGgattattttttgccaaaaatgtctcATTCGCATCATTGTGGAAAACCCTGTAACTTAGCATTTCATgtgcagctgcagtcgcacacagaatatacacatgtaCATTTCATTTGAATCAGAGTTGTCTGCGTGTGCGTCTTTTTTTCACAGAACGATACTAATAAGATGCACCGTCGCTGGAAAAAGACGCACAAAAAGATGCTCAGCTTTAGTAAATGTGCTTGAGACTAGGAGCGACCAGAAGGGCTGCTTAATGTGGCTGCAGCAATGATGAGGGAGGACATCTGTATGCCACAGATCTGTGCATGCTCCCTGAGAAACAATGCAATATACATTGTATAGTACTCACTTTGCACTCTGACAGTATAAGTTCATTGAATTACCTTTTTCTTTTCCTCACAGGAACAATAAACCTAAATGAAGCCATTCGTGGTTGTTCCACCAAAAGCTTCTGTGATGTACTCGGCCCCCAATCGGCTTCTATCAGTGGGTTAAATGTTGACGCAAAGATGTACTGCAGCGATGGAGCGGTTGGTCTAAATTCTGGCATCTTGTATTCCATATTTGCTACCCTGTTGGCAAAATTGCTGCTTTAGAAAATGTATAAAATGAATAAAACTACAGGTCCatgattatttttatattttgaaatgatcagggcagatgtactaagcctggagaagtgataaagcagtgataagtggaaggtgataactgtcaatttacatattggagctgattggctggtctgttatcaccttgcacttatcactgctttatcacttctccaggcttcataaatctgccccaATGGGCAAAttcacactttattattaataatttatatTCCCTAAGGAACCCACACATTTCACTTCTTTATATAAAGTCTACCACAAATGTACTGGGCTTTGGACATTTCAATATTTACACCGTTATATTACGGTATGTAATAGTTTCCCTTGACAATCTAGTTCATAAGACACTAGCATGGGTTTTTTAATACAGTATGTCAAAATATAGAACAAATGATCAGgaaaaaaaaatgattaaaaatattatataaataataatatatttttttctttatatccATGGCTGTGAAGAGATTTATAAAATAAATGACTAACTGTAATAAAATTTGTCAAATTAATATAATTTGTCTCTTACTTTCCTGCATAAATGGAGTTGAATTTTTCATATGCTGTAGCTATATCCCACTAAATATGGCTAGATCTAGTAAtaaagtgtatgtgtgtatatatatgtcacactccacatagacttagatgtcaaccatggcactctaaatacacatgacacctacaaaaactctcaatagaatgccagtggcataaatctcgtagttcaagtgactttctcacatataagaccatttaccactcttatcgtaatgctctggacactgccaaacaaacatatttccaatctctcatctctgctcaagcctctaaccccaagccactttttaatacatttaaatcacttcttgtcccaccctcccccaacccatcagccactatcagtgcgcaagatcttggttcctatttcaaggacaagattgataaggtccgaaatgaaatggtatgctcttccacagccagtgacctgctcaattcccttcctgaaccctccaacaccttctcttcattttatcacacaaatgaagatgaagtaaaaTATCTGCattcttctcatctgcctactctactgcatctccccttgactctataccctcataaatttaaaagctctgtctgctgtgctcatcccaaccttaacgaaaatctgtaatctctctctgtctactggtatatttccttctctgtacaagcatgcagtgattattccctttctgaaaaaaacaaaactctgaacctaactctctctcaaactaccatcccatctctcagctcccatgcccctccaaggtacttgagagacttgcctacactcgcctcacatacTTTCATAACTCGCACAGCTtaatggacccacttcagtcaggatttcgtgcccaacactccacagagacagcactgactaaagtagtgaatgatttggtcactgctaaatctaaaggacattactcactacttattctccttgatctttttgctgcttttgatactgttgaccactctcttctcatacaaacactacaatcccaggGTCTtcgggacacagccctttcttggttctcatcctacttacctaatcgctccttcagtgtttgtttctctgattccacctccttttagctacctctctcagttggagtaccacaaggctcagtctcaggtcctctgcttttctctatctataccacatcgcttggcaaactaatcaactctttcgaatttcag contains these protein-coding regions:
- the LOC134966965 gene encoding phospholipase A2 inhibitor gamma subunit B-like produces the protein MMKSLGFLAVLSALAATGYSITCKSCWQFATACTSPTVSCPAGNVCVSSYSVVQTVTSSTPQIQYSISCGLRDHCNITGSMTFIYGTVRTGTSCCDTDDCTPPTPILPALSSQKNGLTCRTCYSDKSDYCYNGDTLQCNGEETKCGLMSRKLTGTINLNEAIRGCSTKSFCDVLGPQSASISGLNVDAKMYCSDGAVGLNSGILYSIFATLLAKLLL